One segment of Stegostoma tigrinum isolate sSteTig4 chromosome 24, sSteTig4.hap1, whole genome shotgun sequence DNA contains the following:
- the LOC125465022 gene encoding endothelin-2-like, with protein MGCSLKGLFTLAMALSLFENGCGFRLPGSSEASSLYLKREKRCSCNNLRDKECIYFCHKDIIWVNTPGKTTPYGLGSPATRRKRSTPRCECAHSKDRMCSEFCHLDSLRDNGVQQLTGSTRTQHQIPRQHQTINSSTTQQLRTGNSHLLQILRQIASSNIQTVQRKHFLKTRNELYRERRR; from the exons ATGGGCTGCAGTTTGAAAGGATTATTTACGCTGGCCATGGCCCTTAGTTTGTTCGAAAATG GTTGTGGCTTCCGTTTGCCAGGGTCCAGCGAAGCCAGCAGTCTGTATCTGAAGAGAGAGAAGCGCTGCTCATGTAATAACCTGAGAGACAAAGAGTGCATCTATTTCTGCCACAAGGATATCATCTGGGTGAATACGCCAGG GAAAACCACACCTTACGGCTTAGGAAGTCCAGCAACACGCCGCAAAAGATCAACTCCAAGGTGCGAATGTGCACATTCCAAGGACAGAATGTGTTCTGAGTTTTGCCACTTGGACAGCTT gagAGACAACGGTGTCCAACAGCTAACTGGAAGTACACGTACACAACACCAAATCCCACGCCAACACCAAACCATAAACTCCAGTACAACGCAACAGCTGAGAACTGGAAATTCTCATTTGTTACAGATTTTAAG ACAAATTGCTTCGTCAAACATCCAAACTGTTCAAAGAAAACACTTCTTGAAAACTCGGAATGAACTATATCGAGAAAGAAGGAGATGA